The Pseudarthrobacter sulfonivorans genome includes a window with the following:
- a CDS encoding matrixin family metalloprotease has translation MESDSGDREFPPIRRSPSGRIPQWAIDEALGKPPAREPWRGAPISPISAKRTVHRRKVSGRKWKSRTATVLGIALVAGLYFTPTLFERFVLPAAMPHLPGAKVPPPGFEAASAPLGLPPATSGSTAYVLQKSPDPGQAFVAYDPCRPLHYVVRPDNAPPGTDVLIQEAVSAVSAASGLQFVYDGTTSEAPSEAREAYQPARYGKQWAPILIAWSSPEEAPKLAGKVAGTGGSAYAHIPGEPYVYVAGQVTLDAPGLAETLAWPEGPAHIRAIIMHELGHVLGLDHVDDPTQLMHEENSGQFDFGDGDRAGLALLGTGECVPRL, from the coding sequence TTGGAATCAGATTCTGGCGACAGGGAGTTTCCCCCCATCCGCCGTTCGCCCAGCGGGCGCATTCCGCAATGGGCAATCGATGAGGCACTGGGCAAGCCGCCAGCGCGCGAGCCGTGGCGCGGTGCCCCCATCTCGCCAATCTCGGCAAAGAGGACCGTCCACCGCCGGAAAGTCAGCGGGCGCAAGTGGAAATCGCGCACAGCCACGGTCCTGGGCATCGCCCTGGTGGCGGGTCTCTACTTCACGCCGACCCTTTTCGAACGGTTTGTGTTGCCGGCAGCCATGCCCCACCTGCCGGGCGCCAAAGTGCCGCCGCCAGGGTTTGAAGCCGCATCAGCCCCGCTCGGCCTGCCGCCGGCCACCAGCGGATCCACCGCCTATGTCCTGCAGAAGTCCCCGGACCCGGGCCAGGCCTTTGTGGCCTATGACCCCTGCCGTCCGCTGCACTACGTGGTCCGGCCGGACAATGCGCCGCCAGGAACGGACGTACTTATCCAGGAGGCCGTGTCCGCGGTTTCCGCGGCCTCGGGACTGCAGTTCGTGTATGACGGAACCACGTCTGAGGCGCCATCCGAAGCCCGCGAAGCGTACCAGCCGGCGCGCTACGGCAAGCAGTGGGCGCCGATTCTCATTGCGTGGTCATCTCCGGAGGAAGCACCCAAACTGGCCGGGAAGGTTGCAGGGACCGGCGGCAGCGCCTACGCCCACATCCCTGGCGAGCCCTATGTGTACGTCGCCGGCCAGGTGACCCTCGATGCGCCGGGCCTTGCGGAAACGCTGGCCTGGCCGGAGGGACCTGCCCACATCCGCGCCATCATCATGCACGAGCTGGGGCACGTCCTGGGGCTGGACCACGTGGACGATCCCACGCAGCTGATGCATGAGGAAAACAGCGGGCAGTTCGACTTCGGCGATGGCGACCGCGCCGGGCTGGCGTTGCTGGGAACCGGGGAGTGCGTCCCGCGGCTGTAA
- a CDS encoding MFS transporter, whose product MRKIAVASVIGTTVEWYDLFLFATASALVFNKIFFPSFDALVGTMLAFGTFAAAYVARMAGAALFGHFGDRMGRKSMLLTSLLTMGAATFAIGLLPDYATIGIAAPILLLVLRVIQGLALGGEWGGAVLMVVEHSPKDKRGFYGSLVQVGVPGGTLIANLVFLIIAGIMPEEALLAWGWRIPFLASVILVAVGLYIRLTLEETPSFQAVKDAGAKAKMPLAELLRKYWKQVLLGALATISTGTAFNILVAFGLTYGKTKLGFSTNDMLIAVLAACAVGIIMLPVFGKLSDKFGRKPIIVGGIIAEIVVAFPLFWLMDTRSLAGVVFGYILLMTAFCANYGPIATFLAELFGSRVRYSGLSVAYMLAGLLGSAITPVVTTALLNATGQGSSVAWFMIGSAAVSLVALLLLTETLRSNIDAIHEAPAEAADRDELSRA is encoded by the coding sequence ATGCGCAAGATCGCAGTAGCCAGTGTCATCGGAACCACCGTTGAGTGGTACGACCTGTTCCTCTTTGCTACCGCTTCTGCCCTCGTTTTTAACAAGATCTTCTTCCCCAGCTTTGATGCGCTGGTCGGAACCATGCTGGCGTTCGGCACGTTCGCTGCTGCCTATGTTGCTCGAATGGCAGGCGCCGCACTCTTCGGCCACTTCGGTGACCGGATGGGGCGCAAATCGATGCTCCTCACATCACTGCTGACGATGGGTGCCGCGACCTTTGCCATCGGCCTCCTGCCGGACTACGCAACAATCGGTATCGCGGCGCCGATCCTCCTGCTCGTGCTTCGAGTCATTCAGGGACTTGCCCTGGGCGGGGAGTGGGGCGGAGCGGTCCTGATGGTGGTGGAGCATTCTCCGAAGGACAAGCGCGGATTCTACGGTTCCCTAGTCCAGGTCGGTGTCCCGGGCGGAACGCTGATCGCCAACCTCGTGTTCCTGATCATCGCCGGAATCATGCCGGAGGAAGCCCTGCTTGCGTGGGGCTGGCGGATTCCCTTCCTGGCCAGTGTCATCCTGGTTGCCGTAGGCCTTTACATTCGACTGACCCTGGAAGAGACGCCGTCATTCCAGGCCGTCAAGGACGCGGGAGCCAAGGCAAAAATGCCGCTGGCCGAACTGCTGCGAAAGTACTGGAAGCAGGTCCTTCTCGGCGCGCTGGCAACAATTTCCACCGGAACAGCCTTCAATATCCTGGTGGCGTTCGGGCTTACCTACGGCAAGACAAAACTGGGCTTTTCCACCAACGACATGCTGATTGCAGTCCTGGCGGCGTGCGCCGTAGGAATCATCATGCTCCCCGTTTTCGGCAAACTATCGGACAAATTTGGCCGCAAGCCCATTATCGTCGGCGGGATAATCGCCGAGATCGTCGTCGCATTCCCGCTGTTCTGGCTGATGGACACCCGTTCCCTCGCCGGCGTGGTCTTCGGATACATCCTGCTGATGACGGCATTTTGCGCCAACTACGGCCCGATCGCCACTTTCCTGGCCGAACTCTTCGGATCGCGGGTCCGATACTCCGGCCTCTCCGTCGCTTACATGCTCGCCGGACTCCTTGGGAGTGCGATTACGCCTGTCGTCACTACAGCTCTGCTGAACGCCACAGGCCAGGGGTCTTCCGTGGCATGGTTCATGATCGGCTCGGCTGCCGTTTCCCTCGTGGCACTGCTGCTGCTAACTGAAACCCTGCGTTCCAACATCGACGCAATCCACGAGGCTCCCGCCGAGGCTGCCGACCGCGACGAACTTTCCCGCGCATGA
- a CDS encoding RidA family protein — MIRRIGTMDGVSALPSPPPRAVVANGLVFTSGQVPLRSVPEVENGNFADDVRLALANLSAILEESGSSLKHVLKITTFLTDPRLADYNEIYVDVFGDNLPARTTVMVSESDYSIEIHCIAAVADGHKPPLIRRITNALGMAPVLGPYSQAVVANGMVFTSGQIPARTSMQDQPEDFAGKVRQTLTNLEAILLEAGSDLAHVAKVTTYLTDPEQLAEYNRVYAEVFGSTLPARTSCCVGIWDIALEIECIAFVADGPSQAPFPQEPELVSATQKAGETC, encoded by the coding sequence ATGATCCGGCGCATCGGCACGATGGACGGCGTCAGCGCCCTGCCCAGTCCACCCCCTCGGGCGGTCGTGGCAAATGGCCTGGTATTTACCTCAGGACAGGTACCGCTGCGCTCCGTCCCTGAAGTGGAGAACGGGAACTTTGCCGACGACGTTCGGCTGGCGCTGGCAAACCTCTCTGCGATTCTCGAAGAGTCGGGGTCCAGCCTGAAACACGTACTGAAAATAACGACGTTCCTCACGGATCCACGGCTGGCCGACTACAACGAGATCTACGTGGACGTCTTCGGCGATAACCTTCCTGCCAGGACGACGGTTATGGTGTCCGAAAGCGATTACAGCATTGAGATCCATTGCATAGCGGCGGTGGCGGACGGTCACAAGCCACCGCTTATCCGCCGGATCACAAACGCTCTAGGAATGGCTCCGGTCCTGGGACCCTATTCCCAGGCTGTCGTTGCAAACGGAATGGTCTTCACATCGGGCCAGATCCCGGCCCGAACCAGCATGCAGGACCAGCCGGAGGACTTCGCCGGAAAAGTCCGCCAGACCTTGACCAACCTGGAAGCCATCCTCCTTGAGGCAGGCTCTGATCTTGCACACGTCGCGAAGGTCACCACCTACTTGACGGACCCGGAGCAGTTGGCTGAATACAACCGTGTGTACGCCGAGGTTTTCGGGTCAACGTTGCCGGCCCGCACTTCATGCTGCGTTGGCATCTGGGACATAGCGCTGGAAATCGAATGCATTGCTTTCGTAGCGGACGGACCGTCACAGGCCCCATTTCCTCAGGAACCGGAGCTTGTCTCCGCTACCCAGAAAGCAGGGGAGACATGCTAA
- a CDS encoding oxygenase MpaB family protein, whose protein sequence is MVRNLADIGAEGVLLAGAGRAILLQIANPAVGHGVAEHSDFIARPLDRFRATVTYVYAVVYGTEAQVAAVRRSVNRAHSAVRRKPESGSHGYSAFDAQAQLWVVATLYDTAITVYEKIYGPLDDEAADLMYSDYARIGTVLQLPANLWPADRTAFRTYWDTSLLTLELDAVTAGVGRDLLYPPAGPLWLRMSMPLIRFVTAGLLPDHLRAGFGLPWSDRHSRLFERTTRWSALVYPRLPRLLRHCVKNYCLGRLRTS, encoded by the coding sequence ATGGTGCGGAACCTGGCCGACATCGGCGCTGAAGGTGTATTGCTCGCCGGGGCGGGCCGTGCCATCCTGCTGCAGATCGCGAACCCCGCTGTGGGCCATGGCGTCGCCGAGCACAGTGACTTTATTGCCCGGCCGCTGGACCGCTTCCGGGCCACCGTCACCTACGTCTACGCCGTGGTTTACGGCACCGAAGCCCAGGTCGCGGCCGTTCGCCGCAGCGTCAACCGGGCCCACTCCGCGGTCCGCCGCAAGCCCGAATCCGGCTCCCACGGGTACAGCGCGTTCGATGCCCAGGCGCAATTATGGGTGGTGGCCACCCTGTACGACACAGCCATCACCGTCTACGAGAAAATCTATGGCCCGCTGGACGACGAGGCAGCCGACCTTATGTACAGCGACTACGCAAGAATCGGCACCGTCCTGCAACTGCCGGCGAACCTTTGGCCGGCCGACCGCACAGCCTTCAGGACATACTGGGACACGTCCCTGCTGACACTGGAGCTGGACGCCGTCACCGCCGGCGTCGGCCGCGACCTCCTGTACCCGCCAGCCGGGCCACTCTGGCTGCGGATGAGCATGCCGCTGATCCGGTTTGTTACCGCCGGTTTGCTGCCGGACCACCTGCGCGCCGGCTTCGGGCTGCCGTGGAGCGACCGCCACAGCCGCCTGTTCGAACGCACCACCCGGTGGTCCGCACTGGTGTACCCACGGCTGCCGCGGCTGCTCCGGCACTGCGTCAAGAACTACTGCCTCGGCCGGCTCCGCACCTCGTAG
- a CDS encoding RidA family protein codes for MAASVGPFSQAVVAGGFVFTTGQIPLSSRTDDRPADFEGKVRQVLTNLQTVLEGAGSSLDHVVNATVYLSDRSQEEEYRRVYAEVFSSRAPALTSICVGIWDFSFEIQCIAVMKEGSSL; via the coding sequence ATGGCAGCCTCGGTGGGACCGTTCTCCCAAGCTGTGGTTGCAGGGGGATTTGTCTTCACCACAGGCCAGATTCCGCTGAGCTCCAGGACGGACGATCGGCCGGCGGACTTTGAAGGGAAAGTCCGCCAGGTGCTGACCAATCTCCAAACCGTTCTTGAGGGGGCAGGCTCCAGCCTTGACCACGTGGTCAACGCGACCGTGTACCTATCCGACCGGAGCCAGGAGGAGGAATACCGCCGCGTCTATGCTGAAGTTTTCAGTTCCCGTGCACCTGCACTCACGTCGATCTGCGTGGGAATCTGGGATTTCTCCTTCGAGATTCAGTGCATAGCTGTCATGAAGGAGGGCAGCAGCTTATGA
- the uraH gene encoding hydroxyisourate hydrolase gives MSISHVTTHVLDTGSGKPAAEVPVTLHVLDGERWVRIADGATDADGRIKELGPERLPSGTYRLAFDTGKYFAASGTETFFPEVTLTFGVVESEPHYHVPLLLSPFAYSTYRGS, from the coding sequence ATGAGCATTTCCCACGTCACCACGCATGTACTCGATACCGGTTCCGGAAAACCGGCAGCCGAGGTCCCGGTAACCCTCCACGTGCTCGACGGCGAGCGCTGGGTCCGGATCGCAGACGGCGCCACCGATGCGGACGGACGCATCAAAGAGCTGGGACCGGAGCGGCTGCCTTCGGGCACCTACCGCCTCGCATTCGACACAGGCAAGTACTTCGCAGCGAGCGGCACCGAGACGTTCTTCCCGGAGGTAACCCTCACGTTTGGCGTGGTGGAGTCGGAGCCGCACTACCACGTGCCGCTCCTGCTGAGCCCGTTCGCGTATTCCACCTACCGGGGCAGCTGA
- the uraD gene encoding 2-oxo-4-hydroxy-4-carboxy-5-ureidoimidazoline decarboxylase → MHLEQFNAAGRTEAAAFLRPCLDIQRWIDELADARPYSSPDALLAAGRGAANPFTPAEIEAALAHHPRIGERAQGDSAEARLSQSEQAGLGVADAAVAEALAEGNRAYEEKFGQVFLIRAAGRSREEILAALNTRLAHTPEAEQSIIGQQLREIAVLRLEGLMGK, encoded by the coding sequence ATGCATCTTGAACAGTTCAACGCGGCCGGCCGCACGGAGGCTGCCGCTTTCCTGCGCCCCTGCCTGGATATCCAACGCTGGATCGACGAGCTCGCCGACGCGCGGCCCTATTCCAGTCCCGACGCGCTCCTGGCCGCGGGCCGCGGTGCAGCCAATCCATTCACGCCGGCAGAGATCGAGGCAGCCCTCGCCCACCATCCGCGGATCGGCGAGCGGGCGCAGGGCGACAGTGCCGAAGCCAGGCTGTCCCAGTCGGAACAGGCCGGACTGGGCGTGGCCGACGCGGCCGTCGCCGAGGCCCTGGCTGAGGGCAACCGGGCCTACGAGGAGAAGTTCGGGCAGGTGTTCCTGATCCGCGCCGCCGGCCGCAGCCGGGAGGAGATCCTGGCCGCCCTCAACACCAGGCTCGCCCACACCCCCGAAGCAGAGCAATCAATCATTGGCCAGCAGTTGCGGGAAATCGCAGTGCTCCGACTCGAAGGACTGATGGGCAAATGA
- a CDS encoding GNAT family N-acetyltransferase, with protein MKVTTTTLQMLQPPAWTARLLPDDARLDRADGVTPEYARFLYGLVGGPWHWTDRLEWTRQQWAEELAVPGTEFWVLYGEGVPWGYVHLQPVVAEDGTHVEVRYFGLSEQAIGRGLGGRLLEHGITAAWSLAQRFDLPQVSRVWVHTCTLDGPAALANYQSRGFEPCGTEDGDTEVAEEPLGSWVATGGR; from the coding sequence ATGAAGGTCACCACCACAACGCTCCAGATGCTCCAGCCGCCCGCCTGGACGGCGCGCCTGTTGCCCGATGACGCACGGCTGGACCGGGCTGACGGGGTCACGCCGGAGTATGCCCGGTTCCTCTATGGCCTGGTGGGCGGCCCGTGGCACTGGACGGATCGGCTCGAGTGGACACGGCAGCAGTGGGCCGAGGAGCTCGCGGTGCCGGGGACGGAATTTTGGGTCCTCTATGGGGAGGGCGTGCCGTGGGGCTATGTCCATCTTCAGCCCGTCGTTGCCGAGGACGGCACCCACGTCGAAGTCAGGTACTTCGGCCTTTCAGAGCAGGCGATCGGACGGGGCCTCGGCGGCCGGCTGCTGGAACACGGCATCACGGCGGCATGGTCGCTGGCACAACGCTTCGACCTCCCGCAGGTGTCCCGGGTCTGGGTCCACACTTGCACGCTGGACGGTCCCGCGGCCCTGGCAAACTACCAGTCCCGCGGCTTTGAGCCCTGCGGGACCGAGGACGGGGACACGGAAGTGGCGGAGGAGCCGCTCGGTTCCTGGGTGGCCACCGGCGGTCGATAG